Proteins encoded in a region of the Gemmatimonadaceae bacterium genome:
- a CDS encoding MBOAT family protein, protein MSFVSYQFVVFFAAVLVGLAIMPTQAARLALLLVANVVFYGAGTPRFLLVLAIPSLVDYACAVRMEDTAEPRARRQWLVLSLAVNLGVLVYFKYANFFIDTVASLLHVRTAPLDIVLPVGISFFTFKTMSYTIDVYRGRLRACRSWWRYAMFVSFFPELVAGPIVRASVLLPQMERPIRLDWHRTMSGMRIILLGVTKKMLIADRLSTYVDFVFAKPALYSPSAVFVAVISYSIQIYCDFSGYSDMAVGVARIIGFDLPANFAMPYLSRSITEFWRRWHITLSEWLRDYLYIPLGGNRRGRARTYVNLMITMLLGGLWHGANWTFVVWGLLHGVGLAVHKFWLERRSAAWVARGNGPVAGALGWLATMSFVSFCWIFFRSPNFEVAWTILRKLAGLAPGGVAWTYMPAYLFALLLAGAHAVGVFHGERPQKSDDRHTGVPAYATAGLPLYVSAFLATAWLLILYLFIPLHRSPFIYFQF, encoded by the coding sequence ATGTCCTTCGTCTCATATCAGTTCGTCGTCTTCTTCGCGGCGGTGTTGGTCGGCCTGGCGATCATGCCCACGCAAGCTGCTCGCCTCGCCCTGCTGCTCGTCGCCAACGTCGTGTTCTACGGCGCGGGCACGCCGCGATTCTTGCTCGTGCTCGCGATTCCGAGCCTGGTCGACTACGCGTGCGCCGTTCGAATGGAGGACACGGCGGAGCCGCGGGCACGCCGACAGTGGCTGGTGCTGAGCCTCGCCGTGAATCTCGGCGTTCTCGTCTACTTCAAGTACGCCAACTTTTTCATCGACACCGTCGCGAGCCTGTTGCACGTGCGTACGGCGCCGCTCGACATCGTACTTCCCGTGGGGATTTCGTTCTTCACGTTCAAGACGATGAGCTACACGATCGACGTGTATCGCGGCCGGCTGCGTGCGTGTCGCAGCTGGTGGCGCTACGCGATGTTCGTGTCGTTCTTCCCGGAGCTGGTCGCGGGGCCCATCGTGCGGGCTTCGGTCCTGTTGCCGCAAATGGAACGGCCGATTCGCCTCGACTGGCACCGGACCATGTCCGGGATGCGAATCATACTGCTCGGCGTGACGAAGAAGATGCTGATCGCCGACCGCCTGTCCACGTATGTCGACTTCGTCTTCGCCAAGCCGGCGCTCTACTCACCATCGGCGGTCTTCGTTGCGGTAATCAGCTACTCGATTCAGATCTACTGCGACTTTTCGGGCTACTCCGACATGGCGGTCGGCGTCGCGCGGATCATCGGGTTTGACCTGCCGGCGAATTTCGCGATGCCCTATCTCTCGCGGTCGATCACGGAATTCTGGCGGCGCTGGCACATCACGTTGTCGGAGTGGCTGCGCGACTATCTGTACATCCCGCTCGGTGGAAACCGTCGCGGACGCGCGCGGACGTACGTCAATCTCATGATCACGATGCTCCTCGGCGGCCTGTGGCACGGCGCCAACTGGACGTTCGTCGTGTGGGGACTACTGCACGGCGTTGGGTTGGCGGTCCATAAGTTCTGGCTCGAGCGCAGGTCGGCCGCGTGGGTCGCACGCGGCAACGGCCCAGTCGCGGGCGCGCTCGGTTGGCTCGCCACGATGTCATTCGTGTCGTTCTGCTGGATCTTCTTCCGCTCACCGAACTTCGAGGTTGCGTGGACGATTCTGCGCAAGCTCGCCGGTCTGGCGCCGGGCGGAGTCGCATGGACGTACATGCCCGCGTACCTCTTTGCGCTCCTGCTCGCCGGGGCGCACGCCGTGGGCGTCTTCCACGGTGAGCGGCCCCAGAAGAGCGACGACAGGCACACCGGGGTCCCAGCGTACGCTACAGCAGGACTTCCGCTCTACGTCAGTGCGTTTCTCGCGACGGCCTGGCTGCTGATCCTCTATCTGTTCATTCCGCTCCACCGGAGCCCGTTCATCTACTTCCAGTTTTGA
- a CDS encoding pyridoxal-phosphate dependent enzyme yields the protein MHAGNLTGAVLPLIRRYPALAAVPRVVLSSGPTPVEHVPSVDANLWIKRDDSFADPMGGNKARALEFLLGNVLHDDLLVTVGSEGSTHVLAVATYGRRLGAHVAVGRWRQVMNPTATRISELTSRVADEAPMFRSIAGAYAWAWRRRRAKGARWIAAGGATPLGVLGHVNAGLELADQIQARALPAPARVVVPFGTGATSAGLALAFAIAGLKTTVVGVRVVSLVVGRRARARRLASDTARLIEGLVQRRVPRPGRRAMYVAHGAFGGAYGRETERATVAAARLHDAAGIELDATYSAKAFQVAMDLAKHGPTLFWLTFDSRALNSTAPNDRERSS from the coding sequence ATGCACGCTGGCAATTTAACCGGCGCCGTACTACCGCTGATTCGGCGATACCCCGCGCTCGCGGCGGTCCCGCGCGTGGTCTTGTCGAGCGGACCGACGCCCGTCGAACACGTGCCGTCGGTCGACGCCAACCTGTGGATCAAGCGCGACGACTCGTTCGCCGATCCGATGGGGGGCAACAAGGCGAGAGCGCTCGAGTTTTTGCTCGGCAACGTGCTGCACGACGACTTGCTCGTCACCGTCGGCTCGGAGGGTTCGACGCACGTGCTCGCCGTCGCCACGTACGGCCGGCGCCTCGGCGCCCACGTCGCCGTCGGGCGCTGGCGGCAAGTGATGAATCCGACCGCGACGCGCATCTCCGAGCTCACGAGCCGCGTCGCCGACGAAGCGCCGATGTTCCGGTCGATCGCCGGCGCGTACGCGTGGGCGTGGCGTCGCCGCCGCGCGAAGGGTGCGCGATGGATCGCCGCCGGCGGCGCGACGCCGCTCGGAGTGCTCGGACACGTGAACGCCGGCTTGGAGCTCGCCGATCAGATTCAGGCCCGCGCGCTCCCGGCGCCGGCGCGCGTCGTCGTTCCGTTCGGCACGGGGGCGACGTCGGCGGGACTCGCGCTCGCGTTCGCGATCGCCGGGCTGAAAACGACCGTCGTCGGTGTTCGCGTGGTGTCGCTCGTCGTCGGCCGGCGTGCGCGCGCGCGCCGCCTCGCATCGGACACGGCGCGGCTCATCGAAGGACTCGTGCAGCGGCGCGTACCGCGCCCGGGACGCAGGGCGATGTACGTCGCGCATGGCGCCTTCGGCGGCGCGTACGGGCGCGAGACGGAGCGCGCGACGGTCGCGGCCGCGCGGCTGCACGACGCCGCCGGTATCGAGCTCGACGCGACGTATTCGGCCAAGGCGTTTCAGGTCGCCATGGATCTCGCGAAGCACGGACCCACCCTGTTCTGGTTAACGTTCGACTCTCGTGCTCTGAACTCCACCGCCCCCAATGACCGCGAACGATCTTCCTGA
- a CDS encoding HRDC domain-containing protein, producing MHTPVYLDTPETVDSFLASINASAGSVESRSIALDTEGASFHRFVDRIYLLQLSTRDRTAIIDPIPIGRPSELGRILEDPGIEIVFHDADYDLRLLQQDYQWQVRNIFDTRVAAQLLGLRAFGLAALLERYFGVKLDKKHQRADWSMRPLTQGMLDYAAQDTIHLLELRDRLERELERAGRLVWAREEFALLEGTRWADGDSADAFLRIKGARDLSRRELAVLRELVQWRDGVAAQLDRATFRVVGNEQLLEIAKRQPSSPDMLTSIKGVPRGMIESRGREMTDAVARGLTVPENALPKFPKAPRWDRDPDFDVRVAALKTVRDTTATRLDLDPGVLCARDRLEAVARKNPSSLDELAEVRELRAWQRGLLGEDFLKALPRPAQRPM from the coding sequence GTGCATACGCCCGTCTATCTCGACACGCCGGAAACCGTCGACTCTTTTCTCGCCTCGATAAACGCCTCCGCCGGTTCAGTCGAATCGCGGAGCATCGCGCTGGACACCGAGGGTGCCAGCTTCCATCGATTCGTCGATCGAATCTACCTGCTCCAACTCTCGACCCGCGACCGCACGGCGATCATCGATCCCATACCCATCGGGCGGCCCTCCGAGCTCGGACGGATCCTCGAGGACCCCGGGATCGAGATCGTTTTTCACGACGCCGACTACGACCTGCGTCTTCTGCAACAAGACTACCAGTGGCAGGTCAGGAACATCTTCGACACGCGCGTCGCCGCGCAGCTTCTGGGTCTTCGGGCGTTCGGCCTGGCCGCGTTGTTGGAGCGGTACTTCGGCGTGAAGCTCGACAAGAAACACCAGCGCGCCGACTGGTCGATGCGCCCCCTCACCCAAGGGATGCTCGACTACGCCGCGCAGGACACGATCCACCTGCTCGAGCTCCGCGATCGTCTCGAGCGCGAGCTCGAGCGCGCCGGCAGGCTCGTCTGGGCGCGCGAAGAATTCGCCCTGCTCGAGGGAACGCGGTGGGCCGACGGCGATTCGGCGGACGCCTTCCTTCGCATCAAAGGCGCGCGCGACCTCTCGCGCCGGGAGCTCGCTGTGCTCCGCGAGCTCGTGCAGTGGCGGGATGGAGTGGCCGCCCAGCTCGACCGCGCGACGTTTCGCGTTGTCGGCAACGAGCAATTGCTCGAGATCGCCAAGCGGCAGCCGTCGTCGCCGGACATGCTGACGAGCATCAAGGGCGTTCCGCGCGGCATGATCGAGAGCCGCGGCCGGGAGATGACGGACGCCGTCGCCCGAGGGCTGACTGTTCCGGAGAACGCGCTCCCCAAGTTTCCGAAAGCGCCCCGCTGGGATCGCGATCCGGATTTCGACGTCCGCGTCGCCGCGCTCAAAACCGTGCGCGACACCACCGCGACTCGCCTGGATCTCGACCCGGGGGTGCTCTGCGCGCGCGATCGACTCGAGGCCGTGGCGCGCAAGAACCCGTCGTCACTCGACGAGCTGGCGGAAGTGCGCGAGCTCCGCGCGTGGCAGCGCGGCTTGCTCGGTGAGGATTTTCTAAAAGCCCTTCCTCGGCCCGCTCAGAGACCCATGTAG
- a CDS encoding isoprenylcysteine carboxylmethyltransferase family protein has protein sequence MSTSPSESPKTASSRSAAEQRASARIGALLFRSRSWLPVPFLLLALLVPAHPTSTSWLLGFALIIPGELIRLSGVAAAGTVTRRRSRDVQRLVTYGIFRWVRNPLYVGNFLIWMGFVLISGVPWLVPLAIVVFAIEYYFIVAYEEGVLESIFGPEYLAYKRTTPRWIPATPKQSEPGPHDWKEALTSETSTFLQYLALVAVFAAKQWWLSR, from the coding sequence ATGTCGACTTCCCCCTCCGAGTCACCGAAGACGGCTTCCTCGCGGTCCGCCGCGGAGCAGCGCGCGAGCGCGCGCATCGGCGCGTTGCTGTTTCGCTCGCGCAGCTGGCTGCCCGTTCCCTTCTTGTTGCTGGCGCTCCTCGTGCCCGCGCATCCGACGTCGACGAGCTGGCTGCTCGGATTCGCGCTGATCATTCCCGGTGAGCTGATTCGGCTCTCGGGCGTCGCCGCCGCTGGCACGGTGACCCGCCGCCGTTCGCGCGACGTGCAGCGTCTCGTGACCTACGGAATTTTTCGCTGGGTGCGGAACCCGCTCTACGTCGGAAACTTTCTGATCTGGATGGGCTTCGTGCTCATCTCGGGCGTGCCGTGGCTCGTGCCGCTGGCGATCGTCGTCTTCGCCATCGAGTACTACTTCATCGTCGCGTACGAGGAGGGCGTACTGGAGTCGATCTTCGGGCCCGAGTATCTCGCGTATAAACGAACGACGCCGCGCTGGATCCCCGCGACGCCGAAGCAAAGCGAGCCGGGACCGCACGACTGGAAGGAAGCGCTCACGAGCGAGACGAGCACCTTCCTTCAGTATCTCGCGCTCGTGGCCGTATTCGCTGCCAAGCAGTGGTGGTTGTCGAGATGA
- a CDS encoding ferredoxin family protein — translation MPYVITEACINVKDRACVDVCPVDCIYEGADQLFIHPDECIDCGACEPECPVTAIFPEEDVPANMKQYVQINRDIFKGPTPPGKPQK, via the coding sequence ATGCCCTACGTCATCACCGAAGCTTGCATCAACGTCAAGGATCGCGCGTGTGTCGACGTGTGTCCCGTCGACTGCATTTATGAAGGCGCAGACCAGTTGTTCATCCACCCCGACGAATGCATCGATTGCGGCGCGTGCGAGCCTGAGTGCCCCGTGACCGCGATTTTTCCTGAAGAGGACGTGCCCGCGAACATGAAGCAGTACGTCCAGATCAACCGGGACATCTTCAAGGGCCCCACGCCGCCGGGGAAGCCCCAGAAGTAA
- a CDS encoding metal-sulfur cluster assembly factor: MSGTDDTNPEQPNSPAHDGASAASAPDTKAADAAPEAAPSPDQVKLALRKVKDPELNLNIIDLGLVYEVRVDHAVVAIDMTLTSPGCPAGPQIMTDIERAVRAIPGVDDVVLNLVWTPFWTPDRIEPRVRNYMGL; encoded by the coding sequence ATGAGCGGGACAGACGACACCAACCCTGAGCAGCCCAATAGTCCGGCGCATGACGGCGCGTCGGCGGCTTCGGCGCCCGATACAAAGGCCGCTGATGCAGCGCCTGAGGCCGCGCCCAGCCCGGATCAGGTCAAGCTCGCGCTTCGAAAGGTCAAAGACCCGGAACTCAACCTGAACATCATCGACCTCGGGTTGGTCTACGAGGTACGGGTCGACCACGCCGTCGTGGCGATCGACATGACGCTTACGTCGCCTGGGTGCCCCGCGGGCCCGCAGATCATGACCGACATCGAGCGCGCGGTGCGCGCGATTCCGGGAGTCGACGACGTGGTGCTCAACCTGGTCTGGACCCCGTTCTGGACACCCGACCGGATCGAGCCGCGCGTGCGGAACTACATGGGTCTCTGA
- a CDS encoding alpha/beta fold hydrolase, whose translation MAARVAGAGVIALVDDASIAFDDVGSGYPVVFLHAFPLNRTMWDPQVSALVAECRCIAIDMRGAGESAPTPPYSMDRFADDVAGVLDTLRIERAVVVGLSIGGYVAFALWRRHRRRIRALVLADTRSGPDTVAQIERRRTLIEMAESQGSAAVANAQIASLVGKTSRDKRPDIYDAVHRMIAQSSADGIIGGLEAMIERPDSGPTLATIDVPTLIVVGDEDVATPPDESRALHAAIPGSRLEVLQQAGHLSNLERPAAFNTVVSEFLAGLLYN comes from the coding sequence ATGGCTGCCCGCGTGGCCGGAGCCGGAGTGATCGCGCTCGTCGACGACGCGAGCATCGCGTTCGACGACGTCGGGTCGGGATATCCGGTCGTCTTTCTGCACGCGTTTCCGCTCAACCGAACGATGTGGGATCCGCAGGTGAGCGCGCTCGTCGCCGAGTGTCGCTGCATTGCGATCGACATGCGCGGCGCGGGCGAATCGGCGCCGACGCCGCCGTATTCGATGGACCGCTTCGCCGATGACGTCGCCGGCGTGCTCGACACGTTGCGCATCGAGCGCGCGGTAGTCGTCGGGCTGTCGATCGGCGGGTATGTCGCGTTCGCTTTGTGGCGTCGCCATCGCCGCCGCATTCGCGCGCTCGTACTGGCCGACACGCGATCGGGCCCCGATACGGTCGCGCAGATCGAGCGGCGGCGAACGCTGATCGAGATGGCGGAATCGCAAGGCAGCGCGGCGGTCGCCAACGCGCAAATCGCGTCGCTCGTCGGCAAGACGTCGCGCGACAAGCGGCCCGACATCTACGATGCCGTGCATCGCATGATCGCCCAGTCGTCCGCCGACGGAATCATCGGCGGGCTGGAAGCGATGATCGAGCGGCCGGACTCGGGACCAACCCTTGCCACGATCGACGTGCCGACGCTGATCGTCGTGGGCGACGAGGACGTCGCGACGCCTCCCGACGAATCGCGCGCGCTGCACGCCGCGATCCCCGGCAGCCGGCTCGAGGTGCTGCAACAGGCCGGCCATCTCTCCAACCTCGAACGCCCCGCGGCATTCAACACCGTGGTGAGCGAGTTTCTCGCCGGGCTCTTGTACAACTGA
- a CDS encoding thioesterase family protein, whose protein sequence is MTANDLPELTFHIYPTDCDMLGHLNHASMLNFLERARWALLEPQVDIRNWARQPVYSVVRHVDIGYLAQTLPGEDLVIRSGLLAIKRTSFIIKQEARKLGSDVLVADASIVFVAINQQGEPVPVPDEWRRWLPAWPEPE, encoded by the coding sequence ATGACCGCGAACGATCTTCCTGAACTGACGTTCCACATCTACCCGACCGATTGCGACATGCTCGGGCATCTGAACCACGCGTCGATGCTCAACTTTCTCGAGCGCGCGCGTTGGGCCTTGCTCGAGCCGCAGGTGGACATTCGCAACTGGGCACGGCAGCCGGTCTATTCGGTCGTGCGCCACGTGGACATCGGGTACCTGGCGCAGACGCTTCCGGGCGAGGACCTCGTGATTCGGTCCGGCCTGCTGGCGATCAAGCGCACGAGCTTCATCATCAAACAGGAAGCGCGAAAGCTCGGCAGCGACGTGCTCGTGGCCGACGCGTCGATCGTCTTCGTGGCGATCAACCAGCAGGGCGAGCCTGTGCCGGTTCCGGACGAGTGGCGGCGATGGCTGCCCGCGTGGCCGGAGCCGGAGTGA
- a CDS encoding (2Fe-2S)-binding protein yields the protein MRVIVNGAEHEVAAPGHETLLTTVRDRLDLTGTKLVCGRGECGACTVLVDGVSVYSCLTLTAACADHEITTVEGLAKADTLNRVQAAFIEHDALQCGFCTPGQIMAAVALLAENANPTEADVRQGMSGNLCRCGTYPKIVRAVLAAAEGVRDGEPANG from the coding sequence ATGCGTGTGATCGTCAACGGAGCGGAACACGAGGTCGCGGCGCCGGGGCACGAGACGTTGCTGACGACCGTGCGCGACCGCTTGGATCTCACGGGCACGAAGCTCGTGTGTGGCCGCGGCGAGTGCGGCGCGTGCACGGTATTGGTCGACGGCGTTTCCGTCTATTCATGTCTGACACTCACCGCGGCGTGCGCGGATCACGAGATCACGACGGTCGAAGGGCTCGCGAAGGCCGACACGCTGAACCGCGTGCAAGCCGCCTTCATCGAGCACGACGCGCTGCAATGCGGCTTCTGCACGCCGGGACAGATCATGGCGGCGGTCGCGTTGCTCGCCGAAAACGCCAATCCAACCGAGGCCGACGTACGCCAAGGCATGAGCGGAAATCTCTGCCGCTGCGGTACGTACCCCAAGATCGTCCGCGCGGTCCTCGCCGCGGCGGAGGGAGTGCGCGACGGGGAGCCGGCGAATGGCTAA
- a CDS encoding xanthine dehydrogenase family protein molybdopterin-binding subunit, with the protein MAKRFVTTKVEIEGREETKIVELPSRNPEPWGEDANLTVVGQRAPRADALEKVTGAARYTADVELPGMLYAAILRSPVANGRVVSLDLGPARAIAGVRGTIEHDDMPNTKLDGIRLFDREVHYAGQPLAAVCADSLEIARQAVDRIRLDILEAPHAVDTVTALARNAPLVRKSGNLTRHSPDVTARGDVDAGLRDADVTITREYRTPVALHTALEPHGAVADWSAGRVTVYESTQGIFNTRRDLADAFDLPLTNVRVIKNYMGGGFGAKNGASMAAYVACALSKQSGRPVRCVYDREGEQTDAGNRPSTTQHVTLGAKRDGTLTAIVLDATIGMGAGGYPEGPGRIYHEMYRCANVRTTENFVYTHTGPRASFRAPGHVEGSYAMECAMDSLARELKLDPLELRRHNYANDDQEKQRPYSAKHLDECYALGAERFGWDRARARGPSKDRLKRGVGMASLTWNAGGGPPAYASVRINRDGTIEVLTGAQDLGTGARTVFSQIAAEVLGARLEDVRTILGDTERLPFASNSWGSITTASVGPAVRVAALEARDSLFEAAAELLGCSVEDIEARDSELRDTTTNRCMMFKDVCGRLGDVMIIGQGSRGPNPDKTAMSAFGAHFAEVEVDIETGRVRVLRIVAAHDSGRIINPTLAEGQLEGGIIQGIGYALFEERVVDAALGVSLNPTMHDYKIPTIGDVPSIDAFFIDRADVVANHTGAKGVAEPPIIPVAPAIANAVADALGVEINELPLTPWRVLDRWTGGRVDG; encoded by the coding sequence ATGGCTAAGCGCTTCGTCACGACGAAGGTCGAGATCGAGGGACGTGAAGAGACGAAGATCGTCGAGCTCCCGTCGCGCAACCCCGAGCCCTGGGGCGAGGACGCGAACCTCACCGTCGTCGGCCAACGCGCACCGCGTGCCGACGCACTGGAAAAAGTCACCGGCGCCGCGCGCTACACGGCCGACGTCGAGCTGCCGGGGATGCTCTACGCCGCGATTCTTCGCTCACCGGTCGCGAACGGACGCGTGGTGTCGCTCGACCTTGGGCCGGCCCGCGCCATCGCCGGCGTGCGCGGCACGATCGAGCACGACGACATGCCGAACACGAAGCTCGACGGCATTCGGCTGTTCGATCGGGAAGTCCATTACGCGGGCCAGCCGCTCGCCGCCGTGTGCGCCGACTCCCTCGAGATCGCGCGCCAAGCCGTTGACCGCATACGCCTCGACATCCTTGAAGCGCCGCACGCGGTAGACACGGTCACCGCGCTCGCGCGGAATGCGCCGCTCGTCCGCAAGTCCGGCAACCTCACGCGCCATTCGCCGGACGTCACCGCGCGCGGCGACGTCGATGCGGGACTTCGCGACGCCGACGTCACGATCACGCGCGAATACCGAACGCCGGTCGCGTTGCACACCGCGCTCGAGCCGCACGGCGCCGTCGCCGATTGGTCGGCGGGGCGCGTCACCGTCTACGAATCGACGCAAGGGATCTTCAACACTCGACGTGATCTCGCCGACGCGTTCGACCTGCCGCTCACCAACGTTCGCGTCATCAAGAACTACATGGGCGGTGGGTTCGGCGCGAAGAACGGCGCGTCGATGGCGGCGTACGTCGCGTGCGCGCTGTCGAAACAGAGCGGGCGCCCGGTGCGTTGCGTCTACGACCGCGAGGGCGAGCAGACCGACGCGGGCAACCGCCCCTCCACCACGCAACACGTCACCCTCGGCGCCAAACGCGACGGCACGCTCACCGCCATCGTGCTCGACGCGACGATTGGCATGGGAGCGGGCGGCTATCCGGAAGGCCCGGGACGGATCTATCACGAGATGTACCGCTGCGCGAACGTGCGAACGACCGAGAACTTCGTGTACACGCACACCGGGCCGCGCGCGTCGTTCCGCGCACCGGGACACGTCGAAGGCTCGTACGCGATGGAGTGCGCGATGGACTCGCTCGCGCGCGAGCTGAAGCTCGACCCGCTCGAGCTTCGCCGGCACAACTACGCGAACGACGATCAAGAAAAACAGCGCCCCTATTCGGCCAAACACCTCGACGAGTGCTATGCGCTCGGCGCGGAGCGGTTCGGATGGGATCGCGCTCGCGCGCGAGGCCCGAGCAAGGATCGCCTGAAGCGCGGCGTGGGGATGGCGTCGCTCACGTGGAATGCCGGCGGGGGACCTCCGGCCTACGCCAGCGTCCGCATCAACCGCGACGGCACGATCGAGGTTCTCACGGGTGCGCAGGACCTCGGCACCGGCGCGCGAACCGTCTTCTCGCAAATCGCCGCCGAAGTTCTCGGCGCGCGACTGGAAGACGTTCGCACGATTCTCGGCGACACGGAGCGGTTGCCGTTCGCGTCGAATTCGTGGGGATCGATCACGACGGCGTCGGTGGGTCCCGCGGTGCGCGTCGCGGCGCTCGAGGCGCGCGACTCGCTCTTCGAGGCGGCCGCCGAGTTGCTCGGGTGCAGCGTCGAAGACATCGAAGCGCGCGACAGCGAGCTGCGCGACACGACAACCAACCGTTGCATGATGTTCAAGGACGTCTGCGGCCGGCTCGGCGACGTGATGATCATCGGACAGGGAAGCCGCGGGCCGAATCCCGACAAGACCGCGATGTCGGCGTTCGGCGCGCACTTCGCCGAAGTCGAGGTGGACATCGAGACGGGGCGCGTGCGCGTGCTGCGGATCGTCGCCGCGCACGACTCGGGGAGGATCATCAATCCGACGCTCGCTGAAGGACAGCTCGAGGGCGGCATCATTCAAGGAATCGGATACGCGCTGTTCGAGGAGCGCGTCGTCGATGCGGCGCTCGGCGTGTCGCTCAACCCGACGATGCACGACTACAAGATTCCGACGATCGGCGACGTACCGTCGATCGATGCGTTCTTCATCGATCGGGCGGACGTGGTGGCGAATCACACCGGAGCGAAAGGCGTGGCCGAGCCGCCGATCATTCCCGTGGCGCCGGCGATCGCGAACGCGGTGGCCGATGCCCTCGGCGTCGAGATCAACGAGCTGCCGCTGACGCCGTGGAGGGTGCTGGACAGGTGGACGGGTGGACGGGTGGACGGCTGA
- a CDS encoding BamA/TamA family outer membrane protein, whose amino-acid sequence MSKLETLLLLAATASSLAAQRQSGVEVSGIPALNFDADEGFGYGAILALYKYEPRSATYRWTVQPTVFMTTRGRRDYTLFFDSPSTDARPWRLTAYAGREQQLAAPYYGVGNETAYDAALETGATRYYYRYGLDRLRASADVQHTLGTPSLRYLVGVGASSETVDLTPFDSGSTLIESDMNGRQPASRRTNYVRAGLTWDTRDREIGTTSGTWADVLVQRVDSKLGASWNYTRWTASARHYQPLGGRVTLANRLVLQNTIGDVPFYSLAELPTAQKSQDGLGGTSSIRGIPKDRYVGKGVLVSNNELRWRAAEFGLIGRPSSLVLSGFVDAGRVWADGVDLSTALRELHSGYGGGARLSFGPSFVISTDVGHSSQSTAAIYIGLGYLF is encoded by the coding sequence ATGTCCAAACTCGAGACCCTTCTCCTGCTCGCCGCGACGGCCTCTTCGCTCGCCGCCCAGCGCCAATCCGGTGTCGAGGTCTCGGGAATCCCGGCGCTGAACTTCGACGCCGACGAAGGCTTCGGGTACGGCGCGATCCTCGCGCTCTACAAGTACGAGCCCCGGTCCGCGACCTACCGGTGGACCGTGCAACCGACGGTCTTCATGACCACCCGCGGGCGGCGCGACTACACGCTCTTCTTCGATTCGCCGTCCACGGACGCGAGACCGTGGCGCCTCACCGCGTACGCCGGCCGCGAACAGCAACTGGCCGCGCCGTACTACGGAGTCGGCAACGAGACGGCATACGACGCCGCGCTCGAGACCGGCGCCACACGCTACTACTATCGCTACGGCCTCGATCGCCTTCGCGCCTCGGCAGACGTCCAACACACGCTCGGCACACCGTCGCTTCGCTACCTCGTCGGCGTCGGCGCCTCGTCGGAAACAGTCGATCTCACGCCGTTCGACAGTGGCTCGACGCTCATCGAGAGCGACATGAACGGCAGGCAACCCGCCAGCCGCCGAACGAATTACGTGCGCGCCGGACTCACGTGGGACACGCGCGATCGTGAGATCGGAACCACTTCGGGCACCTGGGCGGACGTTCTCGTGCAGCGCGTCGACTCCAAGCTCGGCGCGTCGTGGAACTACACGCGCTGGACCGCCAGCGCGCGACACTACCAGCCACTCGGCGGCCGCGTCACGCTCGCCAATCGACTGGTGCTGCAGAACACGATCGGCGACGTCCCGTTCTACTCGCTCGCCGAACTTCCCACGGCTCAGAAGTCGCAAGACGGACTCGGCGGCACGAGCAGCATTCGAGGAATCCCCAAGGACCGCTACGTGGGAAAGGGAGTACTCGTGTCGAACAACGAGCTACGATGGCGCGCTGCGGAATTCGGCCTGATCGGGCGCCCGTCATCGCTCGTTCTGAGCGGATTCGTAGACGCGGGCCGCGTGTGGGCCGACGGCGTCGATCTGTCGACGGCGCTCCGCGAGCTGCACAGCGGCTATGGCGGCGGAGCACGACTCTCCTTCGGGCCGAGCTTCGTGATCTCGACGGACGTAGGCCACTCATCGCAATCGACGGCGGCGATATACATCGGGCTCGGGTACCTCTTCTAG